One stretch of Tachysurus fulvidraco isolate hzauxx_2018 chromosome 12, HZAU_PFXX_2.0, whole genome shotgun sequence DNA includes these proteins:
- the brms1la gene encoding breast cancer metastasis-suppressor 1-like protein-A isoform X2, with product MPIHSKEKKESAQDEMEVDYGEQEGSSSEEEDTDTSSGSEDGESSEMDDEDCERRRLECLDEMTNLEKQFTDLKDQLYKERLSQVDAKLQEVISGKAPEYLEPLANLQENMQIRTKVAGIYRELCLESVKHKYDCETQAAFQHWESEKLLLFDTVQTELEEKIRRLEEDRHSIDITSELWNDELQSRKNKKKDPFSPDKKKKPVVVSGPYIVYMLHDLDILEDWTAIRKFVRLKARSSRTACAQKTDDCCTTENGSVEDKTSV from the exons ATGCCGATTCACtcgaaggagaagaaggagagcgCTCAGGATGAGATGGAGGTGGATTATGGAGAGCAGGAGGGCAGCAGCTCTGAGGAGGAGGACACTGACACTTCATCTGGCTCTGAGGATGGAGAGAGCTCCg agatggaCGATGAGGACTGTGAGAGGAGGCGGCTGGAATGTCTGGATGAGATGACAAACCTGGAGAAACAGTTTACAGACCTGAAGGATCA gctgTATAAGGAGAGATTAAGTCAGGTTGATGCTAAACTGCAGGAAGTGATCTCAGGAAAAGCGCCCGAATATCTGGAACCTCTGGCAAACCTGCAGGAGAACATGCAGATCAGAACTAAAGTCGCAg gtATCTACAGAGAGCTGTGTTTGGAGTCAGTGAAGCATAAATATGACTGTGAGACTCAGGCAGCATTTCAGCACTGGGAG agtGAGAAGTTGCTGCTGTTCGACACGGTGCAGACAGAACTGGAGGAAAAAATCAGACGTCTGGAAGAGGACAGACACAGTATAGACATCACCTCAg aacTGTGGAATGATGAACTGCAGTCAcgaaaaaacaagaagaaagatCCCTTCAGTCCggacaagaagaaaaaacctgTGGTGGTGTCTG GGCCGTATATCGTGTACATGCTGCATGACCTGGACATCCTGGAGGACTGGACTGCCATCAGAAAG TTTGTTCGTCTAAAAGCGAGAAGCAGCAGAACAGCGTGCGCTCAGAAGACGGACGACTGCTGTACAACGGAGAATGGTTCAGTCGAGGACAAAACATCTGTATAG
- the lrrc57 gene encoding leucine-rich repeat-containing protein 57 codes for MGNSALKAHLETSQKTGVFQLTGKNLQEFPEDLQKLTGNLRTVDLSNNRIDSLPVFIGNFQQLKSLTISNNRLTCLPDEMGKLRKLETLVLNGNQLSQLPASFSQLKALRTLSLSANQFREFPGSLGSLRHLDVLDLSRNRIQAVPAEVSELQAIEINLNQNQISALSPEVSRCPRLKVLRLEENCLELSSIPSSILTHSNVALLSVEGNLFEVKKLRDLDGYDQYMERFTATKKKFA; via the exons ATGGGGAACAGTGCTCTCAAAGCTCATCTGGAGACCTCACAAAAAACTGGAGTGTTTCAGTTAACGGGCAAAAACCTGCAGgag TTTCCTGAGGACTTACAGAAGCTCACTGGGAATCTGCGCACTGTCGACTTGTCCAACAACAGGATCGACTCGCTGCCCGTGTTTATAGGAAACTTCCAGCAGCTAAAGAGTCTGACCATCAGCAACAACCGCCTGA cctGTCTCCCTGATGAGATGGGGAAACTGAGGAAGTTGGAGACATTAGTGTTGAACGGTAATCAGCTGTCTCAGCTCCCCGCCTCGTTCTCTCAGCTCAAAGCTCTGcgcacactcagtctctcagcCAATCAGTTCAGAGAATTTCCCGGCAGCCTCGGATCCCTGCGTCATCTCGACGTCCTCGACCTGTCCAGAAACCGCATCCAGGCCGTTCCTGCTGAGGTGTCGGAGCTGCAGGCCATCGAGATCAACCTCAACCAGAACCAG ATCTCCGCTCTGTCTCCGGAGGTTTCTCGCTGTCCGAGACTGAAGGTGCTCAGGTTGGAGGAGAACTGTCTGGAACTTTCCTCCATCCCCTCCTCCATCCTCACACACTCCAATGTGGCTCTGCTCTCCGTCGAGGGAAACCTGTTCGAGGTGAAGAAGCTGCGTGACCTCGATGGATATGACCAG taCATGGAGCGTTTCACAGCGACGAAGAAGAAATTTGCATGA
- the il17a/f2 gene encoding interleukin 17a/f2 yields the protein MSLKRTFVLCCGLLMLSLTHAANKQTTVCDIGLIIPKHFHTSESEAMEGNGNINNRSLSAWKWIPHVSTHRIPSVIFEADCEHHHCTYPNIQQQKELNSVPIYSYMLVLKQDPKNRKCFTVHFHRVTVGCTCVWERSSP from the exons ATGAGCTTAAAGCGAACG tttgtgttgtgctgtggaCTTCTGATGTTGAGTCTCACCCACGCCGCTAACAAACAGACGACGGTCTGTGACATCGGTCTGATCATCCCGAAACACTTCCACACGTCAGAGTCAGAGGCGATGGAAGGAAACGGCAACATCAACAACCGCTCTCTGTCTGCCTGGAAGTGGAT ACCTCACGTCAGCACCCACAGGATCCCTAGCGTGATATTTGAGGCAGATTGTGAGCATCATCACTGCACATACCCAAACATCCAGCAGCAAAAGGAGCTGAACTCTGTACCTATATACAGCTACATGCTGGTGCTCAAACAGGACCCAAAGAACAGGAAGTGCTTCACTGTACATTTCCACAGGGTCACCGTGGGCTGCACGTGTGTGTGGGAAAGATCGTCACCGTGA
- the brms1la gene encoding breast cancer metastasis-suppressor 1-like protein-A isoform X1, with the protein MPIHSKEKKESAQDEMEVDYGEQEGSSSEEEDTDTSSGSEDGESSEMDDEDCERRRLECLDEMTNLEKQFTDLKDQLYKERLSQVDAKLQEVISGKAPEYLEPLANLQENMQIRTKVAGIYRELCLESVKHKYDCETQAAFQHWESEKLLLFDTVQTELEEKIRRLEEDRHSIDITSELWNDELQSRKNKKKDPFSPDKKKKPVVVSGPYIVYMLHDLDILEDWTAIRKAMATLGPHRVKPDVCSSKSEKQQNSVRSEDGRLLYNGEWFSRGQNICIDKKDEFPTSAVITTINHDEVWFKRSDGSKSKLYISQLQKGKYTIKHT; encoded by the exons ATGCCGATTCACtcgaaggagaagaaggagagcgCTCAGGATGAGATGGAGGTGGATTATGGAGAGCAGGAGGGCAGCAGCTCTGAGGAGGAGGACACTGACACTTCATCTGGCTCTGAGGATGGAGAGAGCTCCg agatggaCGATGAGGACTGTGAGAGGAGGCGGCTGGAATGTCTGGATGAGATGACAAACCTGGAGAAACAGTTTACAGACCTGAAGGATCA gctgTATAAGGAGAGATTAAGTCAGGTTGATGCTAAACTGCAGGAAGTGATCTCAGGAAAAGCGCCCGAATATCTGGAACCTCTGGCAAACCTGCAGGAGAACATGCAGATCAGAACTAAAGTCGCAg gtATCTACAGAGAGCTGTGTTTGGAGTCAGTGAAGCATAAATATGACTGTGAGACTCAGGCAGCATTTCAGCACTGGGAG agtGAGAAGTTGCTGCTGTTCGACACGGTGCAGACAGAACTGGAGGAAAAAATCAGACGTCTGGAAGAGGACAGACACAGTATAGACATCACCTCAg aacTGTGGAATGATGAACTGCAGTCAcgaaaaaacaagaagaaagatCCCTTCAGTCCggacaagaagaaaaaacctgTGGTGGTGTCTG GGCCGTATATCGTGTACATGCTGCATGACCTGGACATCCTGGAGGACTGGACTGCCATCAGAAAG GCCATGGCCACTTTAGGACCTCACCGGGTCAAACCTGATG TTTGTTCGTCTAAAAGCGAGAAGCAGCAGAACAGCGTGCGCTCAGAAGACGGACGACTGCTGTACAACGGAGAATGGTTCAGTCGAGGACAAAACATCTGTATAGACAAGAAGGACGAGTTTCCCACCAG TGCTGTAATTACGACTATAAATCATGATGAAGTTTGGTTTAAGCGATCAGATGGCAGCAAGTCGAAGCTTTACATCTCACAGCTTCAGAAGGGCAAATACACCATCAAACACACCTGA
- the il17a/f1 gene encoding interleukin 17a/f1 yields MAFKTSLLTLPYVMMMVMMMMMMVTQAAPPKGKFPVHHKAPSSEDASPKLFILVDLEQEIKPASHSIRPIHNDSISPWETSYTFDSNRIPSYLPEARCLLSGCLNHDGVETLELESRRIFWQVPVLQRVRRGDDKSYYFRLEHKTISVGCTCVRPYVEQI; encoded by the exons ATGGCTTTTAAAACCTCCCTCTTAACG TTACCatatgtgatgatgatggtgatgatgatgatgatgatggtcacCCAGGCTGCTCCTCCAAAGGGAAAATTCCCCGTTCATCATAAAGCTCCAAGCTCTGAAGACGCATCGCCAAAACTCTTCATCCTTGTGGATCTGGAACAGGAAATCAAACCGGCGTCACACTCCATCAGACCCATCCACAATGACTCTATCTCACCCTGGGAGACTag CTATACGTTTGATTCAAATCGGATTCCGTCTTATCTCCCGGAGGCTCGCTGTCTCCTGAGTGGATGTTTAAACCATGACGGTGTTGAGACGCTGGAGTTGGAGTCCAGACGGATTTTCTGGCAGGTTCCGGTCCTGCAGCGAGTTCGCCGTGGCGATGACAAAAGCTATTACTTCAGACTGGAACATAAAACCATCTCAGTGGGCTGCACCTGTGTCCGGCCGTACGTGGAGCAGATCTGA